A single window of Pristis pectinata isolate sPriPec2 chromosome 8, sPriPec2.1.pri, whole genome shotgun sequence DNA harbors:
- the b9d1 gene encoding B9 domain-containing protein 1 has product MLGMKPSVFLLMVNGQIESADFPEFDELYCKYSYVYGHDWAPTTGLEEGISQITSKSKDCNQCFVWNFPMEITFKSTNPYGWPQIVISVYGPDLFGNDVVRGYGAVHVPMTPGRHKRTIPMFVPESSSRLQKFTSWLMGRRPEFTDPKLVAQGEGREVTRVLSQGFVTISFNIVTKDLKKLGYDATPANNQTLGTSDG; this is encoded by the exons ATGCTGGGCATGAAACCTTCAGTATTCCTGTTAATGGTCAACGGACAAATCGAGAGCGCGGAT TTTCCTGAGTTTGATGAGCTGTATTGCAAATATTCCTATGTATATGGGCATGACTGGGCTCCAACAACG GGTCTGGAGGAAGGGATATCCCAGATCACATCGAAAAGTAAGGATTGCAATCAATGCTTTGTGTGGAATTTTCCCATGGAGATCACATTCAAGAGTACCAACCCATATGGTT GGCCTCAAATAGTAATTAGTGTTTACGGACCTGATCTTTTTGGAAATGATGTGGTCCGTGGCTATGGAGCTGTTCATGTTCCTATGACTCCTGGAAG GCACAAGCGAACCATTCCAATGTTTGTTCCTGAGTCTTCATCAAGACTGCAAAAATTTACAAG TTGGCTCATGGGAAGACGTCCAGAATTCACAGATCCTAAGCTGGTTGCCCaaggagaaggaagagaag TTACAAGGGTTTTGTCACAAGGCTTTGTTACCATCTCCTTCAATATTGTCACCAAGGATTTGAAGAAACTGGGATACGACGCAACCCCTGCTAACAATCAGACTCTTGGAACATCTGATGGCTAA